A window from Drosophila kikkawai strain 14028-0561.14 chromosome 2L, DkikHiC1v2, whole genome shotgun sequence encodes these proteins:
- the Gr39b gene encoding putative gustatory receptor 39b — MLYSLQPYLKYFALLGLVPWSEKCVRYQFLQRIYSVFLILINVVTFMASIAMWSTDEQLLSLMVNVIVFLAKIVAMTVILLQMMVQYDDYFQFCMELKCLGLRLQGELKMQLGGLSGQCYTKILGLGAICLVGVLPLVYVSLKVGLVFFWSSLLPILVIRMQCVLLLLYVDLLGHHVKLLGKRLQDVLTCHKMDANCVLDGNCKQLCSLEFLLELKQSHMELYQLFTHFNGLFGWSILSIYVVLFLDSTINIYWTQQVLAEVYDYTYLFATISVFIPTFAIIVAFCRCGEFCRMQNMLLGSYVRGLTCHPAPQREPAYNDLLMEFTLQVEHNVLVINAEGFMNIDNSLLMSILAAKVTYLIVLMQFSSL; from the exons ATGCTGTACTCCCTGCAGCCGTACCTCAAGTACTTTGCCCTGTTAGGCCTCGTGCCTTGGAGCGAGAAATGTGTCCGGTATCAGTTTCTGCAGAGGATTTACTCCGTTTTCCTGATACTAATCAATGTGGTCACTTTCATGGCTTCTATTGCAATGTGGTCTACGGACGAACAGTTACTCTCGCTGATGGTCAACGTGATTGTGTTTTTGGCTAAGATCGTGGCAATGACCGTTATCCTGCTGCAGATGATGGTCCAATACGACGACTATTTCCAGTTTTGCATGGAGCTCAAGTGCCTGGGCCTGCGGCTGCAGGGTGAGCTGAAGATGCAGTTGGGCGGACTTAGCGGGCAGTGCTACACAAAGATTCTGGGCCTCGGTGCAATCTGCTTGGTGGGAGTACTACCCTTGGTATATGTCTCCTTAAAAGTGGGCCTGGTGTTCTTCTGGTCCTCGCTCTTGCCCATACTAGTCATTCGGATGCAGTGTGTCCTGTTGCTGCTCTACGTGGACCTGCTGGGCCATCATGTGAAGCTTCTGGGCAAACGGCTGCAGGACGTGCTCACCTGCCACAAGATGGATGCCAACTGCGTCCTGGACGGTAACTGCAAGCAGCTCTGCTCCCTGGAGTTCCTCTTGGAGCTAAAGCAGAGCCACATGGAGCTCTACCAGCTGTTCACTCACTTCAACGGCCTCTTCGGCTGGAGCATCCTCAGCATCTACGTGGTTCTATTCCTGGACAGCACAATCAACATTTACTGGACCCAGCAAGTTCTCGCTGAGGTCTACGACTACACGTATCTATTTGCtacaatttcggtttttattcCGACATTCGCTATTATTGTTGCCTTTTGTCGTTGCGGAGAGTTCTGCAGGATGCAG AACATGCTTCTCGGTAGCTATGTCAGGGGATTGACCTGCCATCCGGCTCCCCAGAGGGAACCGGCATATAATGACCTACTAATGGAGTTTACCTTGCAAGTTGAACACAATGTTTTGGTCATCAATGCCGAAGGCTTCATGAACATTGATAACTCGCTACTAATGTCG ATATTGGCTGCTAAAGTAACGTATCTAATTGTGCTAATGCAGTTTAGTTCTTTGTAG